In Nyctibius grandis isolate bNycGra1 chromosome 8, bNycGra1.pri, whole genome shotgun sequence, a single window of DNA contains:
- the LOC137666453 gene encoding ovocalyxin-32-like has product MQGLSTAPPAAFLLLLSALPMPAASVLPGAERELSPGSRGAAGAARVALQYLNFQAASPGALRALGQLRKATVKSIPDSGHKYYLQFSTEDYKSGENAGSCLATVLYPKKKSPPVVNIKCMDTKDQKQIQEEDNRLYQKMRHQTKPIIGNNIPDSYGNIEPALEPVWALAVAGSSYIMWEKSTEKLGYFMAQVKSVKQWIRKDDFIEFDYTVLLHEIPTQEIISCHMRLIWLPGHPLKVKYFCASENQGLKDGSGMESGSAAGILPERGANF; this is encoded by the exons ATGCAGGGGCTCAGcaccgcgccgcccgccgccttcctcctcctcctcagcgcCTTGCCGATGCCGGCGGCCTCGGTGCTGCCGGGAGCCGAGCGGGAGCTGAGCCCCGGCAgccgcggggccgcgggggctGCGCGGGTGGCACTGCAGTACCTCAACTTCCAGGCGGCTTCTCCCGGCGCGCTGCGGGCGCTGGGGCAGCTCCGCAAGGCCACGGTGAAG AGCATCCCAGACTCTGGACACAAGTATTACCTGCAGTTCTCTACCGAAGACTACAAAAGCGGG GAAAATGCTGGGAGCTGCCTTGCTACAGTGCTGTACCCAAAGAAAAAGTCTCCTCCTGTTGTCAATATCAAGTGCATGGATACCAAAGACCAGAAGCAAATCCAAGAAGAGGACAACAGACTTTACCAAAAAATGAGGcaccaaaccaaaccaataaTTGGAAACAATATTCCAG ACAGCTATGGAAATATTGAACCTGCGCTGGAGCCGGTATGGGCTTTGGCTGTTGCTGGCAGCAGTTACATCATGTGGGAAAAGTCAACGGAGAAGCTGGGTTACTTCATGGCACAAGTCAAGTCTGTGAAGCAGTGG ATAAGGAAAGATGATTTTATCGAGTTTGACTACACTGTCCTACTCCATGAAATCCCAACACAG gaaattatttcatgtcACATGCGCCTCATTTGGCTTCCTGGGCACCCTCTGAAAGTGAAATACTTCTGTGCTTCAGAGAATCAGGGGCTCAAAGACGGATCTGGGATGGAATCTGGATCAGCTGCTGGGATTTTACCTGAAAGGGGAGCAAATTTTTAA